Proteins from a genomic interval of Actinoalloteichus hymeniacidonis:
- a CDS encoding efflux RND transporter permease subunit, producing MTWLARLSLANRALVALVSVLILGFGAFATTSLRQELIPSMEIPVAAVVAPYPGAAAQVVEDQVTEPLETAATGVRGVEGTSATSSGGMSVITVELEFGTNLSTAEQDLQQAVNRVSAALPEEVSPTVMTGSVDDLPVLQLSAASEEDEAETARLLRDEVVPMIEEVGGVREVSLTGIAENAVTIDLDQAALAGANIQLPAVLQALQAAGASVPAGTIDENDNTLSVSVGGPADSVEDLREIRISSDSGSVRLADVAEVTSEPEEPTGYSRTDGVPSIGIGVTKTPVGNTVEISEEVRELLPEIERLLGDAGQVTIVFDQAPFIEQSIHDLTVEGALGLVFAIVIILLFLLSIRSTLVTAVSIPLSVLIALISLYAADYSLNILTLGALTAAVGRVVDDSIVVIENIKRHLGYGERKRQAIITAVREVAGAITASTITTVAVFLPIALVGGQVGELFRPFAVTVAVALVASLLVSLTIVPVLAYWFLKDRKENGEGAPDEAAIREKEERGPLQRTYLPVLRGSLAHPVITIVIAVALLGGTLALVPQLQTNFLGDSGQNTLSVSQELPPGSSLETADEAAREVEEVLADVDAVESYQSSIGAQGGIAASFGMGGSGATTFSVTTDEDADQSAVQTELRDRLAELTDAGEITVSAGGMGFGGTSGLEVIVSGDDQEDLADTATQVTDLLNDTPGTTDVSNNLSVEEPSVAVTVDREAAAAIGLDEQTVGQLVSGALRGTPAGTLTIDGTRQDIVVRSGEAPADLEALRTFPLGAGPQGPITLADIATVEEVSEATTITRQDGQRSATVSAGLDAEDLGSVNSELQSRIDALDVPPGIDITIGGVSADQDEAFADLGVALLLAIAIVYVVMVATFRSLLQPLLLLVSIPFAATGALGLLVITGTPLGVPSLIGMLMLIGIVVTNAIVLIDLVNQVRRTGKSIRESIIEGSRQRLRPILMTALATICALVPMSLGITGGGVFISQPLAIVVIGGLFSSTLLTLVLVPVLYSLTERARAALSRRSAEDEEPAEAGTTTG from the coding sequence GTGACCTGGCTTGCTCGACTCAGCCTGGCTAACCGTGCACTGGTAGCACTCGTCTCGGTGCTCATCCTGGGCTTCGGTGCCTTCGCTACCACCTCACTCAGACAAGAGCTCATTCCCTCGATGGAGATCCCGGTGGCCGCCGTGGTCGCCCCCTATCCCGGCGCCGCAGCGCAGGTGGTGGAGGACCAGGTCACCGAGCCGTTGGAGACGGCGGCCACCGGGGTGCGCGGGGTGGAAGGCACCTCCGCCACCAGCAGCGGCGGGATGTCGGTGATCACGGTCGAACTCGAGTTCGGCACGAATCTGAGCACCGCCGAGCAGGACCTCCAGCAGGCGGTGAACCGGGTCTCGGCGGCCCTGCCGGAGGAGGTCTCGCCGACGGTCATGACCGGCAGCGTCGACGATCTGCCGGTACTGCAGCTCTCCGCCGCCTCGGAGGAGGACGAGGCGGAGACGGCCCGTCTGCTGCGGGACGAGGTGGTGCCGATGATCGAGGAGGTCGGGGGCGTCCGCGAGGTCAGCCTGACCGGCATCGCCGAGAACGCCGTCACCATCGATCTCGACCAGGCCGCGCTCGCAGGCGCGAACATCCAGCTGCCCGCCGTGCTCCAGGCGCTGCAGGCCGCCGGGGCGAGTGTGCCCGCCGGAACGATCGACGAGAACGACAACACACTGTCGGTGTCGGTGGGTGGCCCGGCCGATTCGGTCGAGGACCTCCGGGAGATCCGGATCTCCTCGGACAGTGGATCCGTCCGGCTCGCCGATGTCGCCGAGGTGACCAGCGAGCCCGAGGAGCCGACCGGCTACTCGCGCACCGACGGCGTGCCCAGCATCGGGATCGGCGTGACCAAGACCCCGGTAGGCAACACCGTGGAGATCTCTGAAGAGGTCCGGGAACTGTTGCCCGAGATCGAGCGGCTGCTCGGCGATGCGGGTCAGGTCACGATCGTCTTCGATCAGGCGCCGTTCATCGAGCAGTCGATCCACGATCTGACCGTCGAAGGCGCACTCGGTCTGGTCTTCGCCATCGTGATCATCCTGCTCTTCCTGCTCTCGATTCGGTCGACGCTGGTCACCGCCGTGTCGATTCCGCTGTCGGTGCTCATCGCGCTGATCAGCCTCTACGCCGCCGACTACTCGCTGAACATCCTGACCCTCGGTGCGCTTACCGCCGCCGTCGGGCGGGTGGTGGACGACTCGATCGTCGTCATCGAGAACATCAAGCGACATCTGGGCTACGGCGAGCGCAAACGCCAGGCGATCATCACCGCCGTGCGCGAGGTGGCGGGCGCCATCACCGCCTCCACCATCACCACCGTCGCGGTGTTCCTGCCGATCGCGCTGGTCGGCGGCCAGGTCGGCGAGCTGTTCCGCCCCTTCGCCGTCACCGTCGCCGTCGCGCTGGTCGCCTCGCTGCTCGTCTCGTTGACCATCGTCCCGGTCCTGGCGTACTGGTTCCTCAAGGACCGCAAGGAGAACGGCGAGGGCGCCCCGGACGAGGCCGCCATCCGCGAGAAGGAGGAGCGCGGGCCGCTGCAGCGCACCTATCTCCCGGTACTGCGTGGTTCGCTGGCGCACCCGGTGATCACCATCGTGATCGCCGTCGCCCTGCTCGGCGGCACCCTCGCGCTGGTCCCCCAGTTGCAGACCAACTTCCTCGGCGACAGCGGCCAGAACACCCTGTCGGTCAGCCAGGAACTGCCGCCCGGCTCCAGCTTGGAGACCGCGGATGAGGCCGCCCGCGAGGTCGAGGAGGTGCTCGCCGACGTCGACGCCGTGGAGAGCTACCAGTCCTCGATCGGGGCTCAGGGCGGGATCGCCGCCTCGTTCGGGATGGGCGGTTCGGGAGCGACGACGTTCTCGGTGACCACCGACGAGGACGCCGACCAGAGCGCCGTGCAGACCGAACTGCGTGATCGGCTCGCCGAGCTGACCGATGCCGGCGAGATCACCGTCTCGGCAGGCGGCATGGGCTTCGGCGGGACCAGCGGTCTCGAGGTGATCGTCAGCGGCGACGATCAAGAGGACTTGGCGGACACCGCTACCCAGGTCACCGATCTGCTCAACGACACGCCGGGAACCACCGATGTCAGCAACAACCTCTCCGTCGAGGAGCCCTCGGTGGCGGTCACGGTGGATCGGGAGGCGGCAGCCGCCATCGGTCTGGACGAGCAGACCGTGGGACAGCTGGTGTCCGGCGCGCTGCGCGGCACCCCGGCAGGCACCCTGACCATCGACGGCACCCGCCAGGACATCGTGGTCCGCAGCGGCGAGGCACCCGCCGACCTCGAAGCGCTTCGGACGTTCCCGCTGGGTGCGGGGCCGCAGGGCCCGATCACCCTCGCCGACATCGCGACCGTGGAGGAGGTCTCCGAGGCCACCACGATCACCAGGCAGGACGGCCAACGCAGCGCCACGGTCAGCGCAGGCTTGGACGCCGAGGACCTGGGCAGCGTCAACTCCGAGCTGCAGAGTCGGATCGACGCACTGGATGTCCCGCCCGGCATCGATATCACCATCGGCGGCGTCAGCGCGGATCAGGACGAGGCCTTCGCCGATCTGGGTGTGGCGCTGCTGCTGGCCATCGCGATCGTCTACGTGGTGATGGTGGCAACCTTCCGCAGCCTGCTGCAACCGCTGCTGCTGTTGGTCTCCATCCCCTTCGCGGCGACCGGTGCCCTGGGCCTGCTGGTGATCACCGGTACGCCGCTCGGTGTTCCCTCGCTGATCGGCATGTTGATGCTCATCGGCATCGTGGTCACCAACGCCATCGTGCTGATCGACCTGGTCAACCAGGTACGCAGGACCGGTAAGTCCATCAGGGAGTCGATCATCGAGGGCTCCCGGCAGCGACTGCGCCCGATCCTGATGACGGCGTTGGCGACGATCTGTGCGCTGGTACCGATGTCGCTGGGCATCACCGGTGGCGGCGTGTTCATCTCGCAGCCGTTGGCGATCGTGGTGATCGGCGGACTGTTCTCGTCGACGCTGCTCACCCTCGTGCTGGTGCCGGTGCTGTACTCGCTGACCGAGCGGGCTCGCGCCGCACTCAGCCGCAGGTCCGCCGAGGACGAGGAACCGGCCGAGGCCGGCACGACGACCGGCTGA
- a CDS encoding MarR family transcriptional regulator — protein sequence MRIDEERHRLSETIQRHEEALMRGAVRIRSHPLLDSGLTMQQFRVLLCLAVDGGLSGHALADQLGVSLATVTGLIDRLLDRGLVNRVPDLRDRRIRLSSLTPAGITLLDDIAVAGREHRRALLAQLSVDELHALERGARAMRAAADRTPADSTLTRPLNIGSPADLLTDGGSAVPQHGASPHRLPALVAGEIQLWWAARATADPVLQRWLDPQESVRYHRFTQDGTRERYLVGRALVRVLIAAHTGIEPAEVRYTSGGAHHETGTGGVVLDGERELCFSIASAGDWVVVALAEGIPVGVDLEHRQSGRHIGPLIDSVLAPGERAEILRLDPADREDVFLGYWTRKAAVLKALDAGWTVRPEQVVMSGPDAAPSIVEWRAGPLHTGVLPTPDSVQVFVPVAPAGHHVGVVAVTCRSTALLDHSAADLLN from the coding sequence GTGCGGATCGACGAAGAGCGGCACCGATTGAGCGAGACCATCCAGCGGCACGAAGAGGCGCTGATGCGCGGCGCGGTGCGCATCAGATCGCATCCGTTGCTGGACAGCGGCCTGACCATGCAGCAGTTTCGGGTGTTGCTCTGCCTCGCCGTCGACGGCGGGCTCTCCGGTCATGCCCTCGCCGATCAGCTCGGAGTGAGCCTCGCCACCGTCACCGGTTTGATCGATCGGCTCCTCGACCGGGGCTTGGTCAACCGGGTGCCCGACTTGCGAGACCGTCGGATCCGGCTGTCCTCACTCACCCCGGCTGGCATCACCCTGTTGGACGACATTGCGGTTGCTGGCCGTGAGCATCGGCGTGCGCTGCTGGCTCAGCTCTCGGTCGATGAGCTGCATGCCTTGGAACGGGGCGCACGCGCCATGCGGGCCGCTGCGGACCGCACGCCCGCGGATTCCACGCTGACCCGGCCGCTGAATATCGGCAGCCCTGCCGATCTGCTCACCGACGGCGGGTCGGCGGTGCCGCAGCATGGTGCGAGCCCCCACAGGCTGCCCGCACTGGTCGCAGGCGAGATCCAGCTGTGGTGGGCCGCCCGGGCCACGGCCGACCCCGTGCTCCAGCGGTGGCTCGACCCGCAGGAGTCCGTTCGCTACCACCGGTTCACCCAGGACGGCACGCGCGAGCGGTACCTCGTCGGTCGTGCCCTCGTGCGAGTGCTGATCGCCGCACATACCGGCATCGAGCCTGCCGAGGTTCGATACACCTCCGGCGGCGCCCACCACGAGACCGGTACGGGCGGCGTGGTGCTCGACGGTGAACGGGAGCTGTGCTTCTCCATCGCCTCGGCGGGCGACTGGGTGGTGGTCGCACTGGCTGAGGGCATCCCGGTCGGTGTCGACCTGGAACACCGGCAGAGCGGACGGCACATCGGCCCGCTGATCGACTCGGTCCTGGCCCCGGGGGAGCGGGCCGAGATACTCCGACTCGATCCGGCCGACCGCGAGGACGTCTTCCTCGGCTACTGGACCCGCAAGGCAGCGGTGCTCAAGGCGCTCGACGCGGGCTGGACGGTGCGGCCGGAGCAGGTGGTGATGAGCGGCCCCGATGCCGCTCCAAGCATCGTCGAATGGCGGGCTGGACCGCTGCATACCGGAGTGCTGCCGACCCCCGACTCGGTTCAGGTGTTCGTTCCGGTCGCACCGGCAGGTCACCACGTCGGTGTCGTCGCGGTGACCTGCCGGTCGACGGCACTCCTCGATCACTCGGCCGCCGACCTGCTGAACTGA
- a CDS encoding SAM-dependent methyltransferase: MGVPHRLIPTAKELATPSSTIFFEESSLSLRFHEIAESGHRILNPLTPAKLDLLGEICRLRPGMRQLDLACGAGEMLAQWSARYDIEGVGVDLSKVFLDAAVARAAELGVTSRLRFVHGDAADHVAESEAYDVVSCVGATWIGGNLAGTIELMRPALRPGGLLVIGEVFWISEPPEEVCEANGMARTDYASLIGTNAVFESAGFELIEMVLSDADSFDRYVASQWRTMSDWLREHPTDPDATEFRDLLEVARRAHLLSRNHLGWGVFVLRAI; encoded by the coding sequence GTGGGAGTCCCCCACCGGTTGATTCCCACCGCGAAGGAGCTGGCCACGCCGTCATCGACCATCTTCTTCGAGGAGTCTTCGTTGTCCCTACGTTTTCACGAGATCGCCGAGTCCGGACACCGGATCCTGAACCCGCTCACCCCGGCGAAGCTCGACCTGTTGGGCGAGATCTGTCGGCTGCGCCCCGGCATGCGTCAGCTCGATCTGGCCTGTGGGGCGGGCGAGATGCTGGCCCAGTGGTCGGCGCGCTACGACATCGAGGGTGTCGGCGTCGACCTGAGCAAGGTCTTCCTCGACGCCGCGGTGGCCAGGGCGGCGGAGCTGGGCGTCACGTCCCGGCTTCGTTTCGTCCACGGTGATGCGGCGGACCACGTCGCCGAATCCGAGGCGTACGACGTGGTGTCCTGCGTGGGAGCCACCTGGATCGGCGGAAACCTGGCGGGCACCATCGAGTTGATGCGACCCGCGCTCCGTCCCGGCGGCCTCCTGGTGATCGGCGAGGTGTTCTGGATCTCCGAGCCGCCGGAGGAGGTGTGCGAGGCCAACGGCATGGCGCGCACGGACTACGCCTCCCTGATCGGCACCAACGCCGTCTTCGAGTCCGCAGGCTTCGAGTTGATCGAGATGGTGCTCTCCGACGCAGATTCCTTCGATCGCTACGTCGCCTCCCAATGGCGGACGATGAGCGATTGGCTGCGGGAGCATCCGACCGACCCGGATGCCACGGAGTTCCGCGATCTCCTCGAAGTAGCCAGGCGGGCGCACCTGTTGAGCCGGAACCATCTCGGCTGGGGTGTCTTCGTGCTTCGGGCGATCTGA
- a CDS encoding TetR/AcrR family transcriptional regulator: protein MRADARRNREQIVAAALALFAKHGSCVSMEEIAAEAGVGVGTIYRRFPDRTSLLTEITISTLRILLADTELSATEEPSSEARLIRYIQTCSGSPLALLKTVGDLDDPEFIETRDALNEQLLSIITGGQAEGTIRTDIVPVEIVQLISTAVCRPGARPDDPLTVVLLDGLRVPGTGSGHR from the coding sequence ATGCGTGCCGATGCCCGCCGTAACCGCGAACAGATCGTTGCCGCCGCACTCGCCCTGTTCGCAAAGCACGGCTCCTGCGTGTCGATGGAGGAGATCGCGGCCGAGGCAGGCGTGGGAGTCGGCACGATCTACCGACGTTTCCCCGACCGCACCAGCCTGCTCACCGAGATCACCATCAGCACCCTGCGGATCCTGCTCGCGGACACCGAGCTCTCCGCGACCGAGGAGCCGTCCAGCGAGGCGAGGTTGATCCGGTACATCCAGACCTGCAGCGGATCACCCTTGGCCCTGCTCAAGACGGTCGGCGACCTCGATGACCCCGAGTTCATCGAGACCAGGGACGCCTTGAACGAACAACTGCTGAGCATCATCACGGGCGGCCAGGCGGAGGGGACGATCCGAACCGACATCGTGCCTGTCGAGATCGTGCAACTGATCAGCACGGCGGTGTGTCGACCCGGCGCCCGGCCCGACGATCCGCTGACGGTCGTGCTGTTGGACGGCCTTCGGGTCCCCGGCACGGGAAGCGGCCATCGGTAG
- a CDS encoding TIGR03564 family F420-dependent LLM class oxidoreductase: protein MRIGTFFNGGDQRLPAVIERVRQARDAGLDSFYFPRLSSWDPITLAAISAGQVPGIDIGTGVALAQPHHPLTMAAQALTVQAAAAGRFTLGLGLGHRQIIEGSFGYSYDRPARYMREYLTALQPLLAGTEIDFRGELLTAAGRVTVPSVSRPSVLVAALGPMMLRLAGELASGTITVWAGPEYLGEHIVPTIRRAAEAAGQPEPRVVATVLVALTADPDTIRDSVAVQFGAAADFASYRSLLDRQGMAGLAETVVAGDETEVAAAFRAFADAGVTELLVAPIGTPAEQARTFEFAATQRRLLA, encoded by the coding sequence ATGCGCATCGGCACCTTCTTCAACGGCGGCGACCAGAGACTGCCCGCAGTCATCGAGCGCGTGAGACAGGCGCGCGACGCCGGACTCGACAGCTTCTACTTCCCCCGGCTCTCGAGTTGGGACCCGATCACCCTCGCGGCGATCAGTGCGGGCCAGGTGCCCGGGATCGACATCGGAACCGGTGTTGCCCTGGCCCAACCGCACCATCCGCTGACGATGGCTGCGCAGGCGCTGACCGTGCAGGCCGCGGCGGCCGGTCGATTCACCCTCGGCCTCGGCTTGGGGCATCGCCAGATCATCGAGGGTTCCTTCGGTTACTCCTACGATCGTCCGGCGCGGTACATGCGCGAGTACCTGACCGCGCTCCAGCCGCTGCTGGCAGGCACCGAGATCGATTTCCGAGGCGAGTTGCTCACGGCGGCGGGGCGGGTGACCGTGCCATCGGTGTCCAGACCGTCGGTGCTGGTCGCGGCCCTCGGTCCGATGATGCTGCGGCTGGCCGGGGAACTGGCCTCGGGGACGATCACCGTCTGGGCGGGCCCGGAGTACCTCGGTGAACACATCGTGCCGACGATCCGGCGGGCGGCCGAGGCGGCCGGGCAACCGGAACCCCGGGTGGTGGCGACCGTGTTGGTCGCCCTCACCGCCGACCCGGACACGATCCGGGATTCGGTGGCCGTCCAATTCGGTGCGGCTGCGGACTTCGCGAGTTATCGATCGCTGCTCGACCGGCAGGGCATGGCCGGATTAGCCGAGACCGTCGTCGCCGGGGACGAGACCGAGGTGGCCGCGGCCTTCCGAGCTTTCGCCGATGCCGGGGTGACCGAGCTGTTGGTGGCTCCGATCGGCACCCCGGCCGAGCAGGCGCGCACCTTCGAGTTCGCGGCCACGCAACGAAGGCTCCTGGCCTAG
- a CDS encoding TetR/AcrR family transcriptional regulator, whose protein sequence is MRERADAARNRARVLAAAERLFATSRAEPITMGEIAHEAGVGRATLYRRFPDPASIALALLDEHEHALQEQLLRGEPPLGPGAPPAERLAAFYAAMVDILERHLYLVLGAEAGAARFEACAYGFWRVHVRALLVDARAADPDATIDSLLAPLAPEVYQYQRHQCGLSQERIVAALRRLATQALATH, encoded by the coding sequence GTGCGTGAGCGCGCCGACGCCGCCCGGAATCGGGCCAGGGTGCTCGCGGCCGCGGAGCGCCTGTTCGCCACCTCACGCGCCGAACCCATCACGATGGGCGAGATCGCCCACGAGGCAGGCGTCGGCCGGGCGACCCTGTATCGACGGTTCCCCGATCCGGCCTCCATCGCGCTGGCGCTACTCGATGAGCACGAACACGCGCTGCAGGAACAACTGTTGCGAGGTGAACCGCCGCTGGGTCCGGGAGCGCCGCCCGCCGAACGGCTGGCCGCCTTCTACGCCGCGATGGTCGACATCCTGGAACGACATCTCTATCTGGTGCTCGGTGCCGAGGCCGGTGCGGCGCGGTTCGAGGCCTGCGCGTACGGCTTCTGGCGAGTACACGTGCGCGCCCTGCTGGTGGACGCGCGGGCCGCCGACCCAGACGCGACGATCGACTCGCTACTCGCACCGCTCGCGCCCGAGGTCTACCAATACCAACGTCACCAGTGCGGACTCAGCCAGGAGCGAATCGTCGCGGCGCTCCGGCGGCTGGCCACCCAGGCGTTGGCCACTCACTGA
- a CDS encoding DUF6247 family protein, translating to MNSRSTIREPRRPRTGPAVWAALEVDDRSLFEHEFRAALEEVAETFDVGRLTEVVHRWRPHTVVANSSSPSGRFPQRSAVEADESAIAWPPEGSDRMAAGGQSN from the coding sequence ATGAATTCGCGCTCCACCATCCGGGAACCCCGTCGACCGAGGACGGGTCCGGCCGTCTGGGCAGCGTTGGAGGTCGACGACCGGAGCCTGTTCGAACACGAGTTCCGCGCCGCGCTCGAAGAGGTCGCCGAGACCTTCGACGTCGGCAGACTCACCGAGGTCGTGCATCGCTGGCGACCACACACGGTGGTCGCGAACAGCTCCTCGCCCTCTGGCAGGTTCCCGCAGCGATCCGCTGTGGAGGCTGACGAATCGGCCATCGCCTGGCCGCCGGAGGGTTCCGACCGGATGGCGGCAGGCGGTCAGTCGAACTAG
- a CDS encoding DUF397 domain-containing protein produces the protein MSKVSPKWRTSTRSGQHNCVEVQHGCDAIVIRDTKNRRGGTLVLGTAAFHAFLTTVKNEQMH, from the coding sequence GTGAGCAAGGTATCGCCGAAATGGCGCACATCGACCCGCAGCGGTCAACACAACTGCGTCGAGGTGCAACATGGGTGCGACGCCATCGTCATACGTGACACCAAGAATCGCCGAGGCGGCACCTTAGTCCTTGGCACGGCGGCCTTTCACGCCTTCCTCACCACCGTCAAGAACGAGCAGATGCACTGA